The following coding sequences are from one Salmo trutta chromosome 36, fSalTru1.1, whole genome shotgun sequence window:
- the hivep1 gene encoding zinc finger protein 40 yields the protein MPRTKQNNPKNLKDKIEEAQNELKDTKAGAQKGINEGGRRSADNIKALKRKKVVSENQLKKIPKSPVKKSLQSKTSVATLQATSSKEAAPSCSYPNSPSQNPASSPSQNRDTEYVQPNAESSEGVTSSIDNDRLKQRETSFSKPQSLDPISGKEESVSGVGESQQLKDSKSGETSCEGASPYHASAPLEVLLKAMEPDFSSLAEKKKSFPVTAVEKPSRTLSAQSNSEVNAMPAIHFGLQTQPAHMQNDFVNTQETYTMQSSTQAVPLQTLQHAKQHFSNCGEKSGLQMSFSTGSSDTLTHSPVPSGSNFLPQSQPPVVHTCQSLSASVPSTIQVPVTPGYNPVQMATVVNFGLEQMCSISAKDQKPKKQGKYVCEYCSRACAKPSVLLKHIRSHTGERPYPCVTCGFSFKTKSNLYKHKKSHAHAIKLGLVARSDSGSGSLSVESDKALGTHSDVEESGDSDEESSTADLDPDSSQSSVAAFSESSLQSAGTTQGNHGDAGDPSAVFPLSQRGYESKGTAGLPKVVVYPVNVSPQRADSPRVTDSSPEQATAQRQKDFQTAHLRSSITVLSSLKEVDCTSPLQDAGSEDEDQQCRTPPGGGHGQLQRQQATDFSQQQQGKCLLSPRSLGSTDSGYFSRSESADQAMSPPSPFVKITPPTDMDVTKNALPNLPAVVATAMHVASVEKPRVVQGQMRPPLETKALSLEERISKLISDNEAVVDDKQLDSVKPRRTSLSRRGSIDSPKSYIFKDSFQFDLKPMARRSSSSSDIPKSPFTPTEKCKPVFLLSVPNQYTPMDCLPITRSNSMPTTPGHSGLPPNIVQQPHPLRICQSVDDKISSLNDDVFSSAPSTPNPAIHSRTLVRQVAVEDFSTSEGLTSVRSMDEGYHGSSISTELMQRSRSFEHAQDRNRKPLQSKGTMYECETCRNRYRKLENFENHKKFYCSELHGPKNKPVSVRETEQDVFQHVMQQPLVPRTVISGIMDQQQSIRKRRKMKSVGDDDDQSPTDTNPPCSVSFDSCQLSTASSGRPFSQHSIMVDLQPKSNPPQITQNQLVARGTDASESRLSPIRETQVNTSGKERGDLQRQGSGTSVIRHTNSLSKPNSFETSESIDRASPVDFMYKDGHSTGKTKADATANLSLESYHEKMSIPKCADQGKQGMENRVDSTLAAVAESCAAVQQSRLVRQNNIPEILVTEEPDREHDSQSTEQGEKVADTFNWPQRSESLSKLPTEKLPPKKKRIRLAQMEHSSGESSFESSLSRSLSRDSSLSRCSSISASFDRDEPSRSESPSRGEFVNKISEPQGLPIAFNTLGVPGMIRRAASEQISCTQPSVEILCDYRSKSFDFGSVSPSRSLPPNRSMSPMELPTSAQAFPSVQVPLIERRRGPLVRQMSLKIGPESQQHVGRHAIPLQRLPTVFSTSQQRPQQTANKPPLAQPFIVHSGETLPQKNERMVQSINLGSQGQLPQVHGLPHPWHLTSRVQTCQNIQQSVVHVVVGQEDAQNKSADSQDKKSFVPKYQLQCPALRPSQTYSLSTTQGTQTTLPVLAIPIANQMQSISKSSDVLHNVCVAQPCFQIVGNKTQSIVLPVSLQNDPPSQNLPGALQLPQILITHEQMHPSLSVASNLYVVDTDTKTVPEMNKDRPPASTGLQVKHGLVSNTQNHIGEIQRAPSLGSLHCTQKMAAVTLCPQQEPIASSKRMLSPANSLDIAMEKHQKRAKDEHGAACLTDGRSVNYLNSKMAEVTRQRKLMLVRQVCTTEPVDSPIETEAPPLQHEKPVGEKDAQTPKNCKTMTPESTGKDEPSSVVPQEQPRSALNTAPGSHVSSSVPANASLKPQDKSEEERWSPAKSPIRPSTFHGQVKLASSVSVVNTRDSHRLSFPSLKTATTFTWCYLMKRRPLHVPQTDQKVSAYSTWAVSPNNPNPLGLPTKVVMSLFDSKQNSKKIHYTEAITTSMKSDILAYSSKLKDVMPKVLKPQKSVTTENNSKVQPESQVSSESDKDSSSSKIEPRRVKIFDGGFKSNEDYVYVRGRGRGKYICEECGIRCKKPSMLRKHIRTHSDVRPYHCTHCNFSFKTKGNLTKHMKSKAHSKKCMEMGVSAGLEDHDTEDSGDHSQVGTADRPDSDGEDSEGADDDNDDDNEEEEEDSQAESGLSTNPSVSASPQHIPSSLQAELPPSSLLAQMSIHHHRQAPLSLPQLPGSDSHTHDASDTESVPMLSPVSLVKQMSISGGCSSPGPPPYSPPPHTSDTESVHMMSPVSPCRQMSIDYPDFEVPPSPPAPGKGCSKLGQDGSLAPPTLPTSEPGVPIGTDVSTQTTSFTPQTSSYSPLHFPSQVSTQGSGATQGTHTHLFSHLPLHSQQPSCSSYSMVPVGGIQLVPAGLPAYSTFVPIQAGTVQLTIPAVSVIHRNTSPLPLPFPKSSHSPQPEGSPLTPTNQPLVVQEPISSIMPCFPLGQVTGLQALGTSQQTLQSMGLETLNVMGLTSSGGLTLNATLDLQVLTASPSSQSSTGPHHHHTHHTPIPGLQILNIALPALIPSLSPLSALSPLPGPSERQGSPEAQGATRLSSQTELGPLVSCPSAASSSPAATLRGSPTQEVTSGSRPSSSGHRSSGGSDHTQTPGKEGRVTTSLPQPSTAAAPGGGVERAGGSSEPVTPQRQSMLSRQQVTEDFIDDSASSDDEDRLVIAT from the exons ATAAAATCGAAGAAGCACAGAATGAACTGAAAGATACCAAAGCTGGCGCACAGAAAG GGATCAATGAGGGTGGTCGAAGAAGTGCAGATAACATAAAGGCATTGAAGAGGAAAAAGGTTGTGTCAGAAAACCAGCTAAAGAAAATACCCAAATCTCCTGTGAAGAAGTCCTTGCAGTCCAAGACCTCCGTGGCAACACTCCAAGCTACCTCGTCCAAGGAAGCCGCACCCTCTTGCTCCTACCCCAACAGCCCTTCTCAAAACCCTGCCAGCTCACCAAGCCAGAACCGAGATACGGAGTATGTCCAGCCTAATGCTGAATCCTCTGAGGGAGTGACATCCTCCATTGACAATGATAGGCTAAAGCAGAGGGAGACGTCCTTCTCAAAGCCACAGTCTCTCGATCCCATCAGTGGTAAAGAGGAATCTGTCTCTGGTGTTGGGGAGTCTCAGCAGCTCAAGGACAGTAAGAGTGGCGAAACAAGCTGTGAAGGTGCCTCTCCTTACCATGCTAGCGCTCCCCTTGAAGTCTTGCTTAAGGCTATGGAACCAGACTTCAGCTCCTTggcagaaaaaaaaaaatcctttccAGTCACAGCCGTTGAAAAACCTAGCCGAACTCTTTCTGCTCAGTCTAATAGTGAAGTAAATGCTATGCCAGCTATACATTTTGGACTCCAAACTCAGCCTGCGCATATGCAGAATGACTTTGTAAATACACAAGAGACCTACACAATGCAGTCCTCTACCCAGGCTGTTCCCTTGCAGACTTTGCAGCATGCTAAACAGCATTTCAGCAACTGTGGGGAAAAGTCTGGCTTGCAGATGAGCTTCAGTACTGGCTCCTCCGATACCCTAACTCATTCACCTGTTCCCTCAGGCTCCAATTTCTTGCCTCAGAGCCAGCCACCGGTGGTGCACACATGCCAGTCCCTATCGGCTAGTGTCCCTAGCACCATTCAAGTCCCTGTTACACCTGGTTACAACCCAGTCCAGATGGCCACGGTTGTGAACTTTGGGCTTGAACAGATGTGTAGCATCTCAGCAAAGGACCAGAAGCCTAAGAAGCAGGGGAAGTATGTGTGTGAATACTGCAGTCGGGCATGTGCAAAGCCCAGTGTGTTACTCAAGCACATCAGGTCTCACACAGGAGAGCGGCCCTACCCGTGTGTTACTTGTGGCTTCTCATTCAAAACTAAGAGCAATTTGTACAAGCATAAGAAATCCCATGCTCACGCAATAAAACTGGGGCTTGTGGCGCGTTCCGACTCTGGAAGTGGGTCCCTCTCCGTGGAGTCTGACAAAGCACTTGGAACACATTCAGATGTGGAGGAAAGTGGGGACAGCGATGAGGAAAGTAGCAcagcagacctggaccctgactcGTCACAAAGCAGTGTTGCAGCGTTCTCAGAGAGCAGTTTGCAGAGTGCAGGCACAACACAAGGCAATCATGGGGATGCAGGGGACCCATCAGCTGTTTTCCCCCTGAGTCAGAGGGGCTATGAGTCCAAAGGGACAGCTGGCCTCCCAAAAGTGGTCGTCTATCCTGTCAATGTCTCCCCTCAGCGGGCGGACAGTCCAAGAGTCACAGACTCCAGCCCTGAGCAGGCTACTGCCCAGCGGCAAAAGGACTTCCAAACGGCACATCTGAGATCCAGCATCACCGTCCTGTCATCCTTGAAAGAGGTGGATTGCACAAGCCCCCTACAGGATGCAGGAAGTGAGGACGAGGATCAGCAGTGCAGGACTCCACCAGGAGGCGGACATGGTCAGCTTCAGAGGCAGCAAGCCACAGACTTTTCTCAGCAGCAGCAGGGCAAGTGTCTGCTTAGTCCCCGCAGTTTAGGCAGCACAGACTCTGGTTACTTCTCACGTTCTGAAAGTGCAGACCAGGCCATGAGTCCCCCGAGTCCCTTTGTCAAAATAACCCCACCAACAGACATGGATGTCACCAAAAATGCACTTCCTAATCTCCCTGCAGTGGTTGCCACTGCCATGCATGTGGCTTCTGTGGAGAAGCCCCGTGTTGTGCAAGGACAAATGCGTCCTCCATTAGAAACAAAAGCACTCTCTCTCGAGGAACGAATCTCAAAGTTAATATCGGACAATGAGGCAGTGGTTGACGACAAACAATTGGACAGTGTCAAACCAAGAAGGACTTCTCTTTCTAGGAGAGGTAGCATAGACTCCCCCAAATCGTATATATTTAAAGACTCTTTTCAGTTTGACCTTAAACCAATGGCGAGAAGGTCAAGTTCCAGCTCAGACATACCCAAGTCCCCCTTCACCCCCACAGAAAAATGTAAGCCAGTATTTCTTCTATCTGTACCCAATCAGTATACACCAATGGACTGTTTACCAATAACAAGAAGTAATTCTATGCCCACAACTCCAGGGCACTCGGGTCTCCCACCAAACATTGTCCAGCAACCCCACCCACTACGGATCTGTCAGTCTGTTGATGACAAAATTAGTTCCTTAAACGATGATGTGTTTTCATCTGCCCCCTCTACCCCAAATCCAGCAATACATTCTCGTACTCTTGTACGACAAGTAGCAGTGGAGGATTTCTCCACAAGTGAGGGCCTTACCTCAGTCCGTTCCATGGACGAAGGTTACCATGGGTCTAGCATCTCCACTGAGTTAATGCAAAGAAGCAGGTCTTTTGAGCATGCACAAGACCGAAACCGAAAGCCTCTGCAGAGCAaaggcacaatgtatgaatgtGAGACCTGTCGCAATCGGTACCGAAAACTAGAAAACTTTGAAAATCACAAGAAATTCTATTGTTCAGAGCTCCATGGTCCGAAAAACAAGCCGGTATCTGTCAGAGAGACTGAGCAGGATGTTTTTCAACATGTCATGCAGCAGCCGTTAGTCCCCAGAACCGTTATTTCAGGTATAATGGACCAACAGCAATCAATTAGAAAAAGAAGGAAAATGAAGAGTGTTGGTGACGATGATGACCAATCACCAACTGACACCAATCCCCCATGCTCTGTCAGTTTTGATTCTTGCCAACTATCAACAGCCAGTTCAGGTCGGCCATTTTCTCAGCACTCTATCATGGTTGATCTACAGCCTAAAAGCAACCCACCGCAAATAACTCAAAATCAGCTAGTAGCAAGAGGTACAGATGCATCAGAATCAAGACTGTCACCGATCAGAGAAACCCAGGTTAACACCTCTGGTAAAGAGAGAGGCGACCTACAGAGGCAAGGCAGTGGTACATCAGTTATCAGACACACCAACTCTTTAAGCAAGCCCAATTCCTTTGAGACCTCTGAATCTATTGACAGGGCCTCTCCTGTTGATTTCATGTACAAAGATGGCCATAGCACAGGAAAAACTAAGGCCGATGCTACTGCCAATCTTTCATTAGAGAGCTACCATGAAAAGATGTCCATTCCTAAATGTGCCGACCAGGGGAAACAAGGGATGGAAAACCGTGTCGACAGCACATTAGCAGCAGTGGCTGAGAGCTGTGCTGCTGTCCAACAGTCTCGTCTGGTTCGCCAAAATAACATTCCTGAAATCCTGGTCACAGAGGAACCCGATCGGGAGCATGACAGTCAGAGCACTGAGCAAGGGGAAAAGGTTGCAGATACATTCAACTGGCCCCAGAGGAGCGAGAGCCTGTCCAAACTACCGACAGAAAAGCTTCCACCCAAGAAAAAGAGAATTCGTCTGGCTCAGATGGAGCACTCCTCTGGAGAATCGAGCTTCGAGTCTTCACTGTCTCGTAGCCTCAGCAGAGACAGTAGCCTCTCAAGATGCTCCAGTATCTCAGCCTCCTTCGACCGGGATGAGCCATCCAGGTCAGAGAGCCCCTCCAGAGGAGAATTTGTCAACAAAATATCTGAGCCTCAAGGGCTACCAATAGCCTTCAACACCCTGGGGGTCCCTGGCATGATAAGACGTGCTGCCTCAGAACAGATCAGTTGCACTCAACCCTCAGTGGAGATTTTGTGCGACTATCGCAGCAAGTCCTTTGACTTTGGCAGTGTGTCTCCCAGCAGGTCTCTGCCACCCAACAGGTCAATGTCACCAATGGAACTGCCAACGAGTGCTCAAGCCTTCCCGTCTGTACAGGTACCTCTCATTGAAAGGCGAAGGGGGCCCTTGGTACGCCAGATGTCTTTAAAGATTGGGCCAGAGAGTCAGCAACATGTCGGGAGGCATGCCATACCTCTCCAGAGGCTCCCCACTGTATTCTCTACATCTCAGCAGAGGCCTCAACAGACTGCCAACAAGCCTCCCCTTGCCCAACCCTTTATTGTGCATTCTGGAGAAACTCTCCCTCAGAAGAATGAAAGAATGGTGCAAAGCATTAACTTGGGCAGCCAAGGTCAACTGCCTCAAGTTCATGGCCTTCCACACCCTTGGCACCTAACATCGAGGGTTCAGACATGCCAAAATATACAGCAATCTGTGGTTCATGTCGTGGTCGGCCAAGAAGATGCCCAGAACAAATCTGCTGACTCTCAAGACAAGAAAAGCTTTGTGCCCAAATACCAACTGCAGTGTCCTGCTCTGAGACCAAGCCAAACATactctctctctacaacacagGGTACTCAGACAACTTTGCCAGTCTTAGCAATACCTATTGCCAATCAGATGCAAAGTATTTCGAAGTCTTCAGATgttctccacaatgtctgtgtggcACAACCGTGTTTTCAGATTGTAGGCAATAAGACACAATCAATAGTCTTGCCTGTAAGCCTACAAAATGACCCACCTTCTCAAAACCTACCAGGTGCTCTCCAATTGCCACAGATACTGATAACTCATGAGCAGATGCACCCTTCCCTCTCTGTGGCCAGTAACCTGTATGTTGTAGATACTGACACAAAGACTGTACCAGAAATGAACAAGGACAGGCCTCCAGCATCTACTGGCCTTCAAGTAAAACACGGTTTAGTTTCCAATACCCAGAACCATATTGGTGAAATTCAAAGAGCTCCCTCCCTGGGGTCCTTACACTGCACCCAGAAAATGGCAGCTGTGACCCTTTGCCCACAACAAGAGCCCATTGCCTCAAGCAAGAGAATGCTCTCCCCTGCCAACAGCTTGGATATCGCCATGGAAAAACATCAGAAGCGAGCAAAGGATGAACATGGTGCCGCATGCCTCACTGATGGCAGGTCAGTCAACTACCTGAACTCCAAGATGGCGGAGGTAACTAGGCAACGGAAGCTTATGCTAGTCCGGCAGGTGTGCACCACTGAACCAGTGGATAGTCCCATTGAAACTGAGGCCCCTCCACTGCAACACGAGAAGCCAGTAGGTGAAAAGGACGCCCAGACTCCTAAGAACTGCAAGACTATGACACCTGAAAGCACCGGAAAGGATGAACCATCTTCTGTAGTTCCCCAGGAACAACCACGCTCTGCATTAAACACCGCTCCAGGGAGTCATGTCTCCTCCTCTGTGCCAGCTAACGCCTCCCTGAAGCCTCAAGAcaagagcgaggaagagagatggTCTCCCGCCAAGTCTCCCATTAGGCCCTCGACTTTCCATGGACAGGTGAAATTGGCCTCATCTGTATCTGTCGTCAACACACGAGACAGCCATCGCCTGTCTTTCCCCAGCCTGAAAACTGCCACCACCTTCACTTGGTGTTACCTGATGAAGAGGAGGCCTCTGCATGTTCCCCAGACGGACCAGAAGGTTTCGGCCTACTCCACCTGGGCGGTGAGCCCCAACAACCCCAACCCACTGGGCCTGCCCACCAAAGTGGTGATGTCTCTCTTTGACTCCAAGCAGAACTCCAAGAAAATACACTACACAGAAGCCATAACGACAAGTATGAAATCCGACATCTTGGCCTATTCAAGCAAGCTAAAAGACGTCATGCCTAAG GTCCTAAAGCCTCAGAAATCTGTAACAACTGAGAATAACAGCAAAGTGCAACCTGAGAGTCAGGTGAGCAGCGAGTCAGACAAGGATTCTTCCTCATCCAAAATAGAGCCACGGAGGGTCAAAATATTTGATGGAGG ATTCAAATCTAACGAGGATTATGTGTATGTGCGTGGGCGTGGTCGTGGTAAATACATCTGTGAGGAGTGTGGGATCCGCTGCAAGAAGCCCAGCATGCTGCGTAAACACATCCGCACCCACTCTGACGTACGGCCCTACCACTGCACCCACTGCAACTTCTCCTTCAAGACTAAAG GGAATCTGACCAAGCATATGAAGTCCAAGGCCCACAGTAAGAAGTGCATGGAGATGGGGGTGTCTGCAGGCCTCGAGGACCATGATACAGAGGACTCAG GAGACCATAGCCAGGTGGGCACTGCAGACCGCCCAGATTCAGACGGAGAGGACTCGGAGGGCGCTGACGATGACAACGATGATGACaacgaagaagaggaagaggacagCCAGGCTGAGTCGGGCCTGTCCACCAACCCCTCGGTCTCGGCCAGCCCCCAGCACATACCCTCCTCCCTCCAGGCTGAGCTCCCTCCCAGCTCCCTCCTTGCTCAGATGTCCATCCACCACCACCGCCAAgctcccctgtccctcccccaaCTCCCCGGCTCCGACTCCCACACCCACGACGCCTCAGACACAGAGTCTGTGCCCATGCTGAGCCCCGTCTCCCTGGTCAAGCAGATGTCAATCTCCGGAGGGTGTTCAAGCCCTGGCCCCCCGCCCTactccccacccccccacacctcCGACACTGAGTCGGTGCACATGATGAGCCCTGTCTCGCCGTGCAGGCAGATGTCCATCGACTACCCCGACTTTGAAGTGCCCCCTAGTCCTCCAGCACCAGGCAAGGGCTGCTCCAAACTTGGCCAG GATGGCTCTTTGGCTCCTCCCACCCTGCCAACGAGTGAGCCAGGTGTCCCTATCGGGACAGACGTCAGCACTCAGACCACCTCTTTCACCCCCCAGACCTCCTCCTACAGCCCCTTGCACTTTCCCTCCCAGGTCTCGACCCAAGGATCAGGGGCCACACAGGGGACACACACCCACCTCTTCAGCCACCTGCCTCTGCACTCCCAGCAGCCCTCTTGCTCCTCCTACAGCATGGTCCCCGTGGGGGGCATCCAGCTGGTGCCTGCTGGCCTGCCAGCCTACTCTACCTTTGTGCCTATCCAGGCCGGCACTGTCCAGCTCACCATCCCCGCAGTGAGTGTCATCCACCGGAATACCAGTCCACTCCCACTCCCATTCCCCAAATCCTCTCACTCCCCCCAGCCTGAGGGCTCTCCCTTGACCCCCACCAACCAGCCCCTGGTGGTTCAGGAGCCCATCAGCAGTATCATGCCCTGCTTCCCCCTGGGGCAGGTCACCGGCTTGCAGGCCCTTGGTACCTCCCAGCAGACGCTGCAGTCCATGGGTCTGGAGACCCTCAACGTCATGGGACTGACCAGCTCAGGAGGCCTGACGCTCAACGCCACCCTGGACCTGCAGGTCCTGACTGCCAGCCCCAGCTCCCAGAGCAGCACGGGCCCTCACCATcaccacacccaccacacacccaTCCCCGGCCTGCAGATCCTCAACATTGCCCTGCCCGCCCTCATCCCCTCGCTCAGCCCTCTCTCCGCCCTCAGTCCCCTCCCTGGACCCTCTGAGAGGCAGGGCAGCCCTGAGGCACAAGGGGCCACCCGACTCTCCTCTCAGACTGAACTAGGACCCTTGGTCAGCTGTCCGTCTGCTGCATCATCCTCTCCCGCTGCCACCCTgagaggaagtcccacccagGAAGTGACATCAGGCAGCAGACCCAGCAGCTCTGGGCACAGGAGCTCCGGAGGCTCTGATCACACGCAGACTccagggaaggaagggagggttaCAACATctctaccacagccctccacggCTGCAGCTCCTGGGGGGGGTGTTGAGCGGGCAGGGGGATCCAGTGAGCCTGTCACGCCTCAGAGGCAGTCGATGCTGTCACGGCAGCAGGTGACGGAAGACTTTATCGATGACTCAGCATCCAGCGATGATGAGGACAGACTGGTCATTGCCACCTGA